Proteins encoded by one window of Methanomassiliicoccales archaeon:
- a CDS encoding ATP-NAD kinase family protein: MRIGLIINPVAGMGGSVGLKGTDGYSIVIEARRRGAIPKAEERMSQTLKNIGFLEGISFLTASGGMGGDLLSRLSLPHDIIHIVSSETSALDTKIACKIFLEKNVRLILFAGGDGTARDILDAVGETIPVIGVPSGVKMHSAVFANTPKDAANLFRKYLQEGLPLRKSEVMDIDEEAFRQGRLSARLYGYLLTPYEKSMVQPVKGDYEGNDIEAEKEAIADYVVDEIKPGILYILGPGTTLEAVARKLKIPKTLLGVDVILDGKVVAADASESVLLELLEHHPKAKILVTPIGAQGFILGRGNQQISPKVLRKVGLENLVILAAPTKLRETRVLRVDTGDPNLDRDLRGFRNVVVGFRLGTMVRVD, from the coding sequence GTGAGAATAGGATTGATAATTAACCCTGTAGCGGGAATGGGAGGTTCAGTAGGTCTGAAAGGCACCGATGGATACTCAATTGTAATAGAGGCGAGACGGCGAGGTGCTATTCCAAAGGCAGAGGAAAGGATGAGTCAAACACTAAAGAATATTGGTTTTTTGGAGGGTATATCCTTCCTAACCGCTAGCGGAGGAATGGGAGGGGATTTGCTAAGTAGGCTCAGTCTACCTCATGATATTATCCATATAGTCTCATCAGAAACGTCTGCTCTTGATACCAAAATCGCTTGTAAAATCTTCCTAGAAAAAAATGTTAGGCTGATCCTATTTGCTGGCGGAGATGGTACAGCTAGGGACATTTTAGACGCTGTGGGTGAAACGATCCCTGTAATAGGCGTACCTTCTGGAGTAAAAATGCATTCAGCTGTTTTTGCTAATACACCGAAAGATGCGGCGAACCTTTTTAGGAAATACCTTCAGGAAGGGCTTCCGCTTCGTAAGTCAGAAGTAATGGATATAGATGAAGAGGCTTTTAGGCAAGGGCGCCTCAGCGCTCGTCTTTATGGATATTTGCTCACTCCTTATGAGAAATCCATGGTACAACCTGTTAAAGGTGACTATGAAGGTAACGATATCGAAGCAGAGAAAGAGGCTATTGCTGACTATGTGGTAGATGAGATTAAGCCTGGAATTCTCTATATTCTTGGCCCTGGGACAACTTTGGAGGCGGTGGCTCGCAAATTGAAAATACCTAAGACACTCCTAGGAGTTGATGTCATCTTGGATGGGAAGGTGGTTGCGGCGGACGCCAGTGAATCTGTACTCTTGGAGTTGTTAGAACATCACCCAAAGGCGAAGATCTTGGTGACTCCCATTGGAGCGCAAGGTTTCATTCTAGGCAGGGGAAATCAGCAGATATCTCCCAAAGTCCTGCGCAAGGTAGGGCTAGAAAATTTGGTTATTCTCGCAGCTCCTACAAAATTGCGCGAGACCAGGGTCCTTAGAGTTGATACTGGCGATCCTAACCTTGATCGTGATTTGAGAGGATTTCGGAATGTTGTAGTCGGATTCCGCCTTGGCACCATGGTCAGGGTGGATTGA